A stretch of the Oncorhynchus clarkii lewisi isolate Uvic-CL-2024 chromosome 9, UVic_Ocla_1.0, whole genome shotgun sequence genome encodes the following:
- the LOC139415776 gene encoding arfaptin-1-like isoform X1, translated as MMVEVENQRGETLIPSEGEGSGGQEAIHMKESVVEDNTEPDEGPRKPTTGPVVVTGNQKMPAIEKLDQVRKWSITTYKCTKQVLSEKMGRGSRTVDPELEARIDILRDDRRRYDHVTCLAQTLATQLAQVTQTQRTLGDAFTELSLKTPPLHVEFGLNGDTQRFLSKSGEVMVSAMNSFTSDMNTLVNKTIEDTMVNVKHYETARIEYDAYRCDLEDLNLGPRDTATLPKLEQAQRTFQNQREKYEKSRNDLSVKLKLLEENKVKVLQHQLVLFHGAVASNSTSNHQHLELSLQQASTKLPMPGTEPPSWLEESSSPQ; from the exons atgatggtggaggtggagaaccAGAGAGGGGAGACCCTCATACCCAGCGAGGGAGAGGGGTCTGGTGGACAGGAGGCCATCCACATG AAGGAGTCCGTTGTCGAGGACAACACAGAACCCGATGAGG GTCCACGGAAGCCAACCACAGGACCAGTGGTTGTCACGGGAAACCAGAAAATGCCCGCCATCGAGAAACTGGACCAGGTTCGCAAATGGAGCATCACTACTTAtaag tgTACTAAGCAGGTTCTGTCAGAGAAGATGGGTCGTGGATCCCGTACGGTCGACCCAGAACTCGAGGCCCGCATCGACATTCTCCGTGATGACCGCCGCCGTTATGATCACGTGACCTGCCTGGCCCAGACACTCGCCACGCAGCTCGCCCAGGTCACACAGACGCAAAGGACTCTGGGCGATGCCTTCACCGAGCTCAGCCTCAAAACGCCGCCACTACAC GTAGAGTTTGGTCTGAACGGGGACACCCAGCGGTTCCTGTCGAAGAGTGGAGAGGTCATGGTCTCGGCTATGAACTCTTTCACCTCCGATATGAACACACTGGTTAACAAAACTATAGAGGACACCATGGTTAACGTGAAACACTACGAGAcagccag GATAGAGTACGATGCGTACCGTTGTGACCTGGAGGACTTGAACCTGGGACCTCGAGACACCGCCACCCTCCCCAAACTAGAGCAGGCccagagaaccttccagaaccagagagagaagtaTGAGAAGAGCCGAAACGACCTGTCAGTCAAACTCAAACTACTGGAGGAGAATAAG gtaAAGGTTCTCCAGCATCAGTTGGTATTGTTCCATGGTGCTGTAGCCTCCAACAGCACCTCCAACCACCAGCACCTGGAGCTCAGCTTGCAGCAGGCAAGCACCAAGCTACCCATGCCCGGCACGGAGCCTCCTTCCTGGCTAGAGGAGAGCTCATCACCCCAATGA
- the LOC139415776 gene encoding arfaptin-1-like isoform X2 — protein MMVEVENQRGETLIPSEGEGSGGQEAIHMESVVEDNTEPDEGPRKPTTGPVVVTGNQKMPAIEKLDQVRKWSITTYKCTKQVLSEKMGRGSRTVDPELEARIDILRDDRRRYDHVTCLAQTLATQLAQVTQTQRTLGDAFTELSLKTPPLHVEFGLNGDTQRFLSKSGEVMVSAMNSFTSDMNTLVNKTIEDTMVNVKHYETARIEYDAYRCDLEDLNLGPRDTATLPKLEQAQRTFQNQREKYEKSRNDLSVKLKLLEENKVKVLQHQLVLFHGAVASNSTSNHQHLELSLQQASTKLPMPGTEPPSWLEESSSPQ, from the exons atgatggtggaggtggagaaccAGAGAGGGGAGACCCTCATACCCAGCGAGGGAGAGGGGTCTGGTGGACAGGAGGCCATCCACATG GAGTCCGTTGTCGAGGACAACACAGAACCCGATGAGG GTCCACGGAAGCCAACCACAGGACCAGTGGTTGTCACGGGAAACCAGAAAATGCCCGCCATCGAGAAACTGGACCAGGTTCGCAAATGGAGCATCACTACTTAtaag tgTACTAAGCAGGTTCTGTCAGAGAAGATGGGTCGTGGATCCCGTACGGTCGACCCAGAACTCGAGGCCCGCATCGACATTCTCCGTGATGACCGCCGCCGTTATGATCACGTGACCTGCCTGGCCCAGACACTCGCCACGCAGCTCGCCCAGGTCACACAGACGCAAAGGACTCTGGGCGATGCCTTCACCGAGCTCAGCCTCAAAACGCCGCCACTACAC GTAGAGTTTGGTCTGAACGGGGACACCCAGCGGTTCCTGTCGAAGAGTGGAGAGGTCATGGTCTCGGCTATGAACTCTTTCACCTCCGATATGAACACACTGGTTAACAAAACTATAGAGGACACCATGGTTAACGTGAAACACTACGAGAcagccag GATAGAGTACGATGCGTACCGTTGTGACCTGGAGGACTTGAACCTGGGACCTCGAGACACCGCCACCCTCCCCAAACTAGAGCAGGCccagagaaccttccagaaccagagagagaagtaTGAGAAGAGCCGAAACGACCTGTCAGTCAAACTCAAACTACTGGAGGAGAATAAG gtaAAGGTTCTCCAGCATCAGTTGGTATTGTTCCATGGTGCTGTAGCCTCCAACAGCACCTCCAACCACCAGCACCTGGAGCTCAGCTTGCAGCAGGCAAGCACCAAGCTACCCATGCCCGGCACGGAGCCTCCTTCCTGGCTAGAGGAGAGCTCATCACCCCAATGA